AAATGTTAGAGCACCTTTTGGATTTCAAACCTTTCCACACAGAGCCTTACTTTGCACAAACGACTCTTTCACACACTCCACCCCCTACCCGTTTGCATTCCTTACTAACTCTACATCCTTTCCACAAAAATGCAAGAGCCTAATAGCTTGAGCAACCCAATCACTATGTTTTTTCACACAAATACATTTCCGAAAACCTCTTTTCGATAACTGCCCTCTTCCCGAATACAGAGAATTGGGACGGTTCCGACCATTTAACGGGGCAATAACCGGAATCCCGAGAAACGGGCTGTTAAATTTTAAGCTCATCATCTTCTTTTAAGCAGTTTCTTGGCAGAATGGTAACTCTTTTGATGGGGCCCAAGAAACTTCTATACTGCTTTTGTGGTAattaatgttttcaaaaaaaatttaaaaatttttgtttaaattattttattatgattttaaattgttctaatgttaaaaataaattattatcactGTACAATCTCAAAATCACCAAATAAATCACCATGCAGACTGACTAGGCATCCCAATcctaaaataaaccaaaaaataatcaaaacccgcttttagaaaatgaaaatatagatGAAGACAAGGGCAAATTAAAGATTAACTCTAAAATCTGTTTTCTAAGTAATTTGAATGAAAGAACGAAAGAGAGAATTTCAATATTGTCAATAATCCTCCCGTGTTCTATTTTTCTGTgcacatattttcttttaaaatatgctaagtttttaattttcttttgttgcgaGAGCACAAGCTTTCAATTTCCAACCAAAACAAAAGATTGGATATTGACAATGATAGATGAAAACCTTTGACGATTTGAAgatgttataattatattatgataTAATTATAGTGCTTTTAAGATatagaatattaaatattttttatatcgtattataataatttgttttattgattaataatttaACTAATAATTTCATGATTATTAGTATCAtaatacaattcaaaaatactttGTTACCACTccgtaataaataaaaatgcaatattttttaagtagttTCACTTATTGCATGGAAAAAACtatctttttgtaatttaataattactttactaagtgatgataataataataataaataaataaataaaatagcattACCATTGTATCATGAACTTCACCTTGATACTCCATAAATACCATTGAACTTGGCGTATAACTTATTGCTGCTATTGACCACGCTTGGATTGTATGCATGGTATCAGAAGCATATGTGCCAATTTTAGATGCTGGACAAGGTAAAGCAAAAGCCATCTTGAGTTTTAGTAAAGTTCACGCAGCAAGCTTATTCTCTTTTCAACCCAACTTTGCCTGAATCTCATTTGCATCAGAGCAGCAACACAGTCCAACATTCTACCAGACCTCCCACCAGCAACCTGAACCTGATCCAGCCTTCCAAGTTTTGACAAATGCATACATACCCCCAGTGAAGGAAGCAAAAATGTATCACAGAAAGTACCAAATGCAGCTTGCAGAGAGCAAATTAGCAAATATCAAGTTTATCTCACCACCATAAGCCTATGCTCTTTTCAACATATATtttcatacttttaaataagCCGTAAATCACTTTGCGCTCATCCATCAACAAGAAAAGACTTAGATTTCAAAGGGCTGCATTACACAGAATTCAAGTTCAACTACCCGTCCAGTGAAGaatttcaattaacaaaactGCCAAAACTATGTTTTCCATGACATCAGAGCAAAGATAAGATCCAAAACGCCAAAgaggatgctttttttttttttttttgctgtccAAAGCAATACAACTAGAAAGTCACCTTTCACGAAGCCAGAGCCTAGTGCCCACTGTTTATTTTGCATTGGTATATGAACAACAAGAAACACATGTCCATATATGTGTGCCAAATGAAATGGGCATTTTACCGCACTGGCTGCTGGTTGTAAtgattcttctctttcttcttggcTGCAGCTAGCCTTGCACTTCTTGCAGCAGCCTCTTGAGCAGCAGCTTTGGCACCCCCATCCATCTCTTTACtagacttcttcttctttgcagaTGCCATCCTCTTTAGTCGTTCTTTCATGTCAACAGCAGAAGCATCCTCCTCCGCATGCTCCGCTCCAGCAGCTTCTTCTGGCCTGTTATTGGCTTCTGAATTGGTGGGCTGATCTTGGGGCTCCTTTGCTGACTtgtccttctttttcttcttcttggcgTTTTTGGACTCTCCAGCGACATTTTCCTTCTTATCTCCCTCTTCATGAGTCTCCCCATCTTTCTTCTCCTGTGCAGCATCTGCAGATGCAAGTAAAAAGAACTCTTTCTCAGAGGAGATTCAACACCAGACGCGTATTTAAGGCTAAACATCTGGCTACAAAATAATAGGGAACAACTGCACTTTACACTTCCGTGGTCCTAGCAAAAACTggaagaaacaacaaaaataccTCTCTATACCAATACAAAGTAGAAGGGTAAAATTATGAAACAATTTGAAACCAAAAGTTAAGCATGAGGGACATGGAAGCAGTGCGCATGGGCACATTGATTATCAGCTAAATTGCAGCAAACCTGACGATGCATTAAGTGGTTAGAATGTACATTTTGACTTGTCTAGAGCAAATATGATCCAACTATCCAAGTTTCAACTACAACATGTATTATTGAAGCAAAGAATACTATCAATGAATGAGTAAAGTATAATGCTCAAACTATAAGAGAGCGTTGAATAAACACTTTTAGCATGCAAACAACCAGAAACCTTGGAAGATAAAGCTTTGGCACGTAACAACAAGTTTCATGTGCTTGTCTAGGTCATTGCTATTATCTAAAGAAACATAATGCATCAACTGATTTTAAACTTCTATGCCAATTAAACATCCGTGATCGGCACCACGGACAAACTTTTGGGCTTTTGTCATATAAATGGAATTACCAAGTGACTCATCTTGGCCATTGCTATCTTTCTGAGCAACTCCAAAATCCGCAAGAAGGGCCTCAAGCTCTGCAagttccttcttctttctttccttcttagAAAGTTGTCTTTCTGTCTCCTTGGGTGGCAGAGGAACTTCAGGGGTCTTCTTCGCCACTGGCTCAGGGTGTACTGCCTCTGGTTCATGGTCATGTTCTTCCTCTACATCATCATCACCTTCATCCAAAATATCTTCTTCACTCTCACTTTCCTGcaacccacaaaaaaaaaaagcaatcagtGCATGCCAGCAAATGTTGAAGTTttcataaaccatttgcaaagtTCTTTCCGTTCTATGGGGATTGTGGAAGACAAATAAATAGTAACCTATcaagattttaaaacaaaaacagttcaAGTGCGacacaagtataaaaaaatgatccagGGTTTGCGCTGTCACAATAATTCAGCCTTCCCATTAATTTTCTGCAACTCCTCTCCAGCCTCAGGTTGAAATCATATTTTAGGATATAATGGCTAGTCTTCCACAGAGCATTcatgtcttaattttttttctctgcagATGTACCTTTTCTATTCCtttcaaaaagtaaaaaaataaaatagtaacaTAGAACCCAGCCAATTTGGAAAGAAAATCATAACAGCCCATATGTAATTACCATGCCAGGATCACCATGTAATCACATGGTATGTACAACACACAATCAAAAATCCTATCATTACAACAAAAAACTTGAGCATTGCAAATAAAACTAACAGACTCGCAGACTAATATAGCAAATGGGATTGGATTAACAAAACTAATAGCAACTCCCTATCAATAAAGCACATAAATCAATCACATGTAGCATACAACTCCTAAGCATAATAAAATCGTGCCAAGGATGCATATCAATCTATCATCCACGCCATAATAATCACCATTCAAATTATCAAGAACCCTTGAATCCAAACCAATAATTACCCACACGTGTACATACATAAGACATTTAAATCCATCCTCTCACCTCTACATGGGCAGATTTCTCCTCACTCTGCTGCTGGTCCGAGGACCCCCAAACAGATGGAGGCGGTGCCGTCGTAGCATAATAATCATCGTCATCTTCGTCGTCAACATCAGCCCAAGATTTAGCAGTAAGTTTTGCCGGGGCCCAAAAAACTTCCGGATCAGGCTCCTTCGATTGCTGCTCTTTCCCACTCTTAGAACCCCCTTTCCCACTCTTCGAACCTACACGCTCCTTAtcagatttcttcttcttcctcaatgTCTCAAGCGCAGCAAACACGTTCGTGCTGTTAATCACCAACGATCCCTCATCTCTCCTGCTTCCTCCACCCGCCATGATTACCAACTTAGGGACAAAACTGTAAATTCGCAGAAATTTCAGGGACTAAACTCGAAATTTGTGAAAATCGTATGGACAAAGAACGACGACGACGACAAATTCCTAGGGTTTCAATAAATGAAAGATCAGATAAATTACAagataaaatgtaaaattaagatttaacaaaaaaaaacaaaattattaagtGATAATTTATACTTATCGACAAATcgattaaaaaaccaaatcgtTAAAATTAAACTTCGGTTTTCGTGGCAATTGTTATACaaaaattagggtttctttGTGGAAATCGAGAGAGATAAAGTTCCGATGAGAGGCGGATATGGCGGAAAATgagcggcggcggcggcggcggcggcggtggCGGTGAGAGAATATTTTGAATTAGGGTTTGAACGGATATTTGATTTGCATGTGAAAGGAAAGAGAGGAGGTAGGGCTTGTCGCTGCTGTAGTGGCTTTATTAGATAACGTTATGAGAGGAAGGAGGACGAGAGGAAGGGTGGAATTTATAGAGTTTATTTTTTCGGAACGCTTGCCCTtgataaatcttttatttacaGTTAGTAGTTTGAGAGAACGGCGTCGTGCTGGGGATTTGACGAAAAATATAGTAGATatggtaggaaaataattactttactcctgttatttttttacagtAACGGGCCAAGAAATTATCTAGATTATTGAATCATTTGATTAATGAGTGGATGAttggatcaaattaattaattatttttattaaaacaatattgttttattatctttaaaaatatatatatttaattagatCAATCATGTTATTGAAAATCTGGTTGTGCCatgaaattttatcaatttaatatttattatttttatttgatttaattataaatttaacttgaGCTAAACACTCTTTATAACGGTTTCCATAGCCAGGATTATAGGGGGAAAAACGAGCAAAATGAGAAATTACACTCAGAATGTCgactaagaaaattattttcaaaaactccTTAGAAGgtcattttattgaattttggatattcttttctatgtatttatgataaaaatattcatctgTTCAAAGGCACGTATTTAAACGATGCTGATTCGTCAACACTTGCATTTATTCAAggattttataaaacaaaaatgtttattattttaaaaaatcaataatataaagaaattcATATCT
The Populus nigra chromosome 3, ddPopNigr1.1, whole genome shotgun sequence genome window above contains:
- the LOC133688968 gene encoding uncharacterized protein LOC133688968 codes for the protein MAGGGSRRDEGSLVINSTNVFAALETLRKKKKSDKERVGSKSGKGGSKSGKEQQSKEPDPEVFWAPAKLTAKSWADVDDEDDDDYYATTAPPPSVWGSSDQQQSEEKSAHVEESESEEDILDEGDDDVEEEHDHEPEAVHPEPVAKKTPEVPLPPKETERQLSKKERKKKELAELEALLADFGVAQKDSNGQDESLDAAQEKKDGETHEEGDKKENVAGESKNAKKKKKKDKSAKEPQDQPTNSEANNRPEEAAGAEHAEEDASAVDMKERLKRMASAKKKKSSKEMDGGAKAAAQEAAARSARLAAAKKKEKNHYNQQPVR